Proteins from a genomic interval of Actinoalloteichus hymeniacidonis:
- a CDS encoding non-ribosomal peptide synthetase, with product MNVRQIVATLEKEGIRLWEEDGALRFRAPQGTLTEERRALLRTNRDAVLAHLIDRREATQLVPDLAAGNEPFPLTDIQAAYLVGRGSAYGYGGVACHVYVELSYPADTDPDRVNSAWWEVVRRHDMLRAVVHPDGFQEVLSEMAEPPVPTADLRGSTAAEVDRGIARIRSELAARVPRTDRPPLFVLRMTRSDDELVLHLSIDQLIVDYASLMIVLAEMEDVYHGRPLAPLTIGFRDYVLARRKQTLTGDYDRHRDYWLRRLAELPGPPDLPVATDPDGARSFRRYEVVLGEHQRKAFEANATANGTTASAAALTAYAEVVGRWSRNPEFMLNVPTFTRLPLHTEVDQLVGDFTDVELLAVDLRPRQTFAERSRTLGANLLEDLSHSLFTGSRVLAELNRARGADTVLMPVVFTSTLGSATTRQPTGRIRHARTQTPQVWLDCQVMDRAGELALSWDVREGVLAENTAAHLFDAFVELISTLAADDTAWRTPAAIELPAQTRAVREQPPVAVVPPPRALLQDAVLATAARLPDEIAVVDRGRRMTYRELIRQATGVARTLAAAGVEPGDLVVITMEKGWEQVAGVLGTLLAGAAYLPVDTTQPQRRREAILNDAKAKAVLTQSWLMGDCAWPEHVTSLPVDGIPATDGPPPEIHVDVDALAYVIYTSGSTGAPKGVMISHAAAVNTVADINRRFDVQEGDRVFALAQLGFDLSVYDVFGPLSVGATIVLPDPARRGDPSSWVEILRTDGVTIWNSVPGQLQMVTDYLRTDDPPLPSLRLAMLSGDWIPLTLPEAIWRWAPDLKIHSLGGATEASIWSIHHPVDRVDPAWRSVPYGKPLSNQGFHVLDHAMRPCPDFVVGELYISGVGLAKGYLGDAQRTESRFIPHPDTGERLYRTGDLGRFHPDGVIEFLGREDQQVKIRGYRIELGEVQAALDSLPSVGSSAVVVAGGRGDAGTTSPRVLTAFVEPAHRATPLPIPDGLPAVLAEAMDGAVQEVDLTALTSFRTAMGEAALSSIADALTAAFVGDATRTAEQVCSMLDVAPAQHRLVRRWLRGLVGAGRLSRDAAGAYHDLVVHGPQHTAQAWSQAAELEKSAGWSAELFAAVRHCAEDLPRLISGRTDPMSLMSAAAGPDALTAAYTGNTAARTLHEVLTAFVAEIAGNHRADGPLRIMEVGLRGGGAAARLVPALAGQDLEYLATDVSAHNRAAAAELHSEDARVRCAAFDPATDPRAQGFPPNSVDVLVCIGVLDNLPDVGAALANLRALVTPGGWLVLMQNIDDDDHALRVSTELLPEHAGPFSDVRAAEEQSFLRAAQWTELLGAQGDRVIAELPASATTAAVFGQRLFVVQPKPDREPVSVVELTRRAEELLPEYSVPSRWEVLDALPLTVNGKLDRTRLENWAEASDQQSAVAESAAPQDELERALAALWAELLERDQVGRDDDLFALGGDSLLVARIVGRLRDGVTTEDGRETLEWDLEWEVVLRHLLRRPTVAGLAAYLRGVAEEGAADGNREVSPIVVLEEGTEAVTVLVHAGTGILLPYRPLITEFRTQSSGRNGLLGLEIPELDDFLNADPNGLIDRLSARYAQALLDAGHTRFDIVGYCVGGVIATEVARALSEAGAEVRSLTVISSHSPTFRLDDELLSEYSFGLMMGIDLAAVGFPEDQARVGAAVGAVLEQSPEAVLDGAIADLEGEYADIAAAFTAMEALPRMRRVALMCEALPPELAGTYQPEGLLRALRTYQQSTFALSRHHAEPYAGDITFLRHNGSYPFPGSAETITDHWAKICLGELTSRDIPGQHFTCMTGDHVSTVFGHLSELIEGTTS from the coding sequence ATGAACGTCCGTCAGATCGTGGCGACTCTGGAGAAGGAAGGCATCCGACTTTGGGAGGAGGACGGGGCGCTTCGATTCCGCGCCCCGCAGGGCACGCTGACCGAGGAACGGCGGGCCCTGTTGCGGACCAACCGTGACGCGGTGCTGGCCCACCTGATCGACCGACGGGAAGCGACCCAGCTGGTTCCGGACTTGGCCGCCGGGAACGAACCTTTCCCGCTGACCGATATCCAAGCGGCCTACCTCGTGGGACGAGGCAGCGCCTACGGTTACGGCGGCGTGGCCTGCCACGTCTACGTCGAGCTCTCCTATCCGGCCGACACGGACCCCGACCGAGTGAACTCGGCCTGGTGGGAGGTGGTGCGTAGACACGACATGCTCCGGGCGGTCGTGCACCCTGATGGTTTCCAAGAGGTGCTGTCGGAGATGGCGGAGCCTCCGGTGCCGACCGCCGACCTGCGCGGTTCGACGGCCGCCGAGGTGGACCGGGGCATCGCCCGGATTCGGAGTGAACTCGCCGCCCGAGTACCTCGTACGGACCGACCGCCGTTGTTCGTGCTGCGAATGACCCGCTCGGACGACGAACTCGTCCTGCACCTGTCGATCGATCAGCTCATCGTCGACTACGCCAGCCTGATGATCGTCCTCGCCGAGATGGAGGACGTCTACCACGGCCGCCCGCTCGCTCCGCTGACAATCGGATTCCGCGACTACGTGCTGGCCCGGCGCAAGCAGACGCTCACCGGCGATTACGACCGACATCGCGACTACTGGCTGCGGCGACTCGCCGAGCTGCCCGGCCCTCCCGACCTGCCGGTCGCCACCGACCCCGACGGGGCACGCAGCTTCCGCCGGTATGAGGTCGTGCTGGGGGAGCACCAACGGAAGGCCTTCGAAGCCAATGCCACGGCGAACGGAACCACTGCATCCGCGGCGGCGCTGACCGCCTACGCCGAGGTCGTCGGCCGGTGGAGCCGCAATCCCGAGTTCATGCTCAACGTTCCCACCTTCACTCGCCTGCCACTGCACACCGAGGTCGACCAACTGGTCGGCGATTTCACCGACGTGGAACTGCTCGCCGTGGATCTGCGACCGAGGCAGACCTTCGCCGAACGCTCCAGAACGCTGGGCGCGAACCTACTGGAGGACCTGTCGCATTCGCTGTTCACCGGGAGCCGGGTCCTCGCGGAACTGAACCGCGCACGCGGTGCCGACACGGTACTGATGCCGGTGGTGTTCACCAGCACCCTCGGTTCCGCTACGACCCGGCAGCCAACGGGTCGAATCCGGCACGCACGGACGCAGACACCACAGGTCTGGCTCGACTGCCAGGTGATGGACCGCGCTGGTGAACTGGCACTGAGCTGGGACGTGCGCGAGGGGGTGCTCGCGGAGAACACCGCCGCGCATCTCTTCGACGCCTTCGTCGAGTTGATATCCACCCTGGCCGCCGATGACACCGCGTGGCGCACACCCGCCGCGATCGAACTTCCAGCCCAGACGCGTGCCGTTCGCGAACAGCCCCCCGTCGCCGTCGTGCCTCCACCGAGGGCGTTGTTGCAGGACGCCGTGCTGGCTACGGCTGCTCGACTGCCGGACGAGATCGCCGTGGTCGATCGAGGGCGCCGGATGACCTATCGGGAGCTGATCCGACAGGCGACGGGCGTGGCCAGGACACTCGCGGCCGCAGGCGTCGAACCGGGCGACCTCGTCGTGATCACCATGGAAAAGGGCTGGGAACAGGTCGCCGGGGTCCTCGGGACGCTGCTCGCGGGCGCCGCCTACCTGCCGGTGGACACCACACAGCCGCAGCGGCGTCGCGAGGCGATCCTGAACGACGCCAAGGCGAAGGCGGTCCTTACCCAGTCCTGGTTGATGGGTGACTGTGCCTGGCCAGAGCACGTCACGTCCCTTCCCGTGGACGGCATTCCCGCGACGGACGGCCCGCCGCCCGAGATCCACGTGGATGTCGACGCACTGGCATACGTGATCTACACGTCGGGTTCGACGGGAGCTCCCAAGGGCGTGATGATCAGCCATGCGGCTGCGGTGAACACCGTGGCGGACATCAACCGGCGGTTCGACGTCCAGGAGGGTGACCGGGTATTCGCGTTGGCGCAACTCGGTTTCGATCTGTCCGTCTACGACGTGTTCGGTCCGCTGTCGGTGGGCGCGACGATCGTGTTGCCCGATCCAGCGCGACGTGGGGATCCCTCCAGTTGGGTCGAGATCCTGCGCACGGACGGCGTCACGATCTGGAACTCGGTGCCGGGGCAGTTGCAGATGGTGACCGACTATCTCCGAACGGACGATCCGCCACTGCCGTCGTTGCGACTGGCCATGTTGTCGGGCGATTGGATTCCCCTGACCTTGCCGGAGGCGATATGGAGATGGGCGCCCGATCTGAAGATCCACAGTCTCGGGGGTGCCACGGAGGCATCCATCTGGTCGATCCATCATCCCGTCGACCGAGTCGACCCCGCCTGGCGCAGCGTGCCCTACGGCAAGCCACTGTCCAACCAAGGCTTTCATGTCCTCGATCACGCGATGCGGCCGTGCCCCGACTTCGTCGTCGGTGAGCTCTACATCAGCGGCGTCGGACTGGCGAAGGGCTATCTGGGCGATGCGCAGCGCACCGAGTCCCGCTTCATACCCCATCCCGACACCGGAGAACGGCTCTACCGGACCGGTGACCTCGGGCGGTTCCACCCGGACGGCGTGATCGAGTTCCTCGGGCGCGAGGACCAGCAGGTCAAGATCCGGGGCTATCGGATCGAACTCGGCGAGGTCCAGGCGGCACTGGACTCCTTGCCCTCGGTCGGCTCCAGTGCCGTGGTCGTCGCAGGAGGTCGGGGCGACGCGGGCACCACCTCACCCCGGGTGCTGACCGCCTTCGTCGAGCCCGCGCACCGTGCGACGCCCCTGCCGATCCCGGATGGGCTGCCCGCTGTGTTGGCCGAGGCTATGGACGGCGCGGTACAGGAAGTGGATCTGACCGCGCTGACGTCGTTCCGCACGGCGATGGGCGAGGCCGCACTGTCCTCGATCGCCGACGCACTGACCGCGGCCTTCGTCGGGGATGCGACTCGAACCGCCGAGCAGGTCTGTTCGATGCTCGATGTCGCCCCCGCCCAGCACAGACTGGTTCGACGTTGGCTGCGTGGTCTCGTCGGAGCAGGCAGGTTGAGTCGGGACGCGGCGGGCGCCTATCACGACCTGGTGGTCCACGGACCGCAGCACACCGCACAAGCCTGGTCGCAGGCCGCCGAACTCGAGAAGTCCGCAGGATGGAGCGCGGAACTCTTCGCCGCAGTCCGGCACTGCGCCGAGGATCTACCTCGGCTGATCAGCGGGCGGACAGACCCGATGAGCCTGATGTCGGCCGCCGCCGGTCCCGACGCGCTGACCGCGGCGTACACGGGAAACACCGCAGCAAGAACCCTGCACGAGGTTCTGACGGCCTTCGTCGCCGAGATCGCCGGCAACCACCGGGCCGACGGACCGCTGCGCATCATGGAGGTCGGTCTGCGTGGTGGTGGCGCCGCCGCGCGCCTGGTGCCCGCACTCGCCGGGCAGGACCTCGAATACCTGGCCACGGACGTCTCGGCGCACAACCGGGCGGCGGCTGCCGAGCTGCACTCCGAGGACGCCAGGGTGCGTTGCGCGGCCTTCGACCCTGCCACAGACCCTCGTGCTCAAGGGTTTCCACCGAACTCCGTGGACGTGCTCGTCTGTATCGGGGTGCTCGACAATCTTCCCGATGTCGGTGCTGCGTTGGCCAATCTACGTGCGCTCGTAACACCTGGCGGCTGGTTGGTGCTCATGCAGAACATCGACGACGACGATCACGCGTTGCGTGTCTCGACCGAGCTGCTCCCCGAACACGCGGGCCCCTTCTCCGACGTGCGTGCGGCGGAGGAACAGTCCTTCCTGCGCGCCGCGCAATGGACCGAACTGCTCGGTGCCCAGGGTGACCGGGTGATCGCCGAGCTTCCCGCCTCAGCGACCACGGCGGCGGTCTTCGGACAGCGGCTCTTCGTGGTGCAGCCCAAGCCCGACCGGGAACCCGTCTCCGTGGTCGAGCTGACTCGGCGAGCGGAGGAGCTGCTTCCCGAGTACTCGGTTCCCAGCCGATGGGAGGTGCTGGACGCCCTGCCACTGACGGTGAACGGAAAACTCGACCGGACCCGACTGGAGAACTGGGCCGAAGCCTCGGACCAGCAGTCCGCCGTCGCCGAATCCGCCGCGCCGCAGGACGAACTGGAGCGTGCACTCGCCGCGCTGTGGGCCGAACTACTGGAACGTGATCAGGTGGGTCGCGATGACGACCTGTTCGCCCTGGGCGGGGACTCGCTGCTGGTGGCCCGGATCGTCGGGCGCCTTCGGGATGGCGTGACCACCGAGGACGGCCGGGAGACCCTGGAGTGGGACCTCGAATGGGAGGTGGTCCTTCGGCACCTGCTGCGCAGGCCGACGGTTGCGGGACTGGCCGCCTACCTGCGTGGCGTGGCAGAGGAAGGTGCGGCCGACGGGAATCGCGAGGTCTCCCCGATCGTCGTGCTGGAGGAGGGCACCGAAGCGGTCACCGTGCTGGTACACGCGGGCACCGGCATCCTCTTGCCGTACCGGCCCCTGATCACGGAGTTCCGCACACAGTCCTCCGGGCGAAACGGCCTGCTCGGATTGGAGATCCCGGAGCTGGACGACTTCCTCAACGCCGATCCGAACGGACTGATCGATCGACTCTCCGCCCGGTATGCGCAGGCGCTGCTCGATGCCGGTCATACCCGCTTCGACATCGTCGGTTACTGCGTGGGTGGTGTCATCGCCACCGAGGTGGCGCGGGCCCTGTCGGAGGCGGGCGCCGAAGTGCGGAGTCTCACCGTCATCAGCAGTCACAGTCCGACGTTCCGCCTGGACGACGAGCTTCTGTCGGAATACTCGTTCGGTCTGATGATGGGCATCGATCTGGCGGCGGTCGGCTTTCCCGAGGATCAAGCCCGGGTCGGGGCGGCGGTCGGCGCCGTACTCGAGCAGTCGCCCGAGGCTGTGCTCGACGGTGCCATCGCCGATCTCGAAGGGGAGTACGCGGATATCGCGGCGGCGTTCACGGCCATGGAGGCGTTGCCGAGGATGCGACGGGTCGCCTTGATGTGCGAGGCACTCCCGCCAGAGCTGGCGGGCACCTATCAGCCCGAGGGCCTGCTGCGCGCGCTGCGCACCTACCAGCAGAGCACCTTCGCGCTGAGCAGGCATCACGCCGAGCCGTACGCCGGAGACATCACCTTCCTTCGGCACAACGGCTCCTACCCGTTCCCCGGCAGCGCGGAGACCATCACCGACCACTGGGCGAAGATCTGCCTCGGCGAACTGACCAGTCGGGACATCCCCGGCCAGCACTTCACCTGTATGACCGGCGACCACGTCTCGACGGTCTTCGGGCACCTGAGTGAACTCATCGAAGGAACCACATCGTGA
- a CDS encoding NAD(P)H-binding protein, with amino-acid sequence MIAVLGASGAVGRHVVAALIEAGVGPLRLGARRPTAIMVGKTAPGTQLMAVDVTDPTALAEFCAGADLVVNCAGPGYRLAETAAKAALHAGADYVDALGDEVAIAPAEARAADRTVVLSAGTVPGLSVLVPRLLAESAVAAQSKATRLVAYAGGLEMVTTTVAADILSSLNVGGSHGEPFGYPLAAWRHGRREARVLRSDENAEVPFYPTRVAVQPLLTAEIERLAASLGLTEADWYNVYPGQQVRALFTTLPTLPTSTSQQRSEIVSRIIRAAAIDLAGVEPYYRMVFTLSGPDWSRTAVVRTEDSYRLTAEVLVIAARAVLDGRIETGIHLAGDVLRPGEVVAEIERRGAAGYAVIQSSVDPGSPMDGGFEDGEL; translated from the coding sequence GTGATCGCAGTACTCGGTGCATCCGGCGCAGTGGGGAGGCATGTCGTCGCCGCACTCATCGAAGCCGGCGTCGGTCCACTGCGCCTCGGCGCCCGCAGACCTACCGCCATCATGGTCGGAAAGACCGCCCCCGGCACGCAACTCATGGCCGTCGACGTCACCGATCCCACAGCACTGGCCGAATTCTGCGCGGGGGCCGATCTGGTCGTCAACTGTGCAGGTCCCGGTTATCGATTGGCGGAGACGGCCGCCAAGGCCGCATTACACGCCGGAGCCGACTACGTCGATGCACTCGGCGACGAAGTCGCCATCGCACCGGCCGAGGCACGGGCCGCCGACCGAACAGTGGTCCTGTCGGCCGGGACAGTCCCCGGGCTCTCCGTGCTGGTGCCGCGCCTCCTTGCCGAGTCCGCTGTCGCCGCGCAGTCGAAGGCGACCCGGCTCGTGGCCTACGCGGGTGGGTTGGAGATGGTCACCACGACGGTCGCCGCCGACATCCTGTCCTCGTTGAACGTCGGCGGTTCCCACGGTGAGCCGTTCGGATATCCCCTGGCGGCCTGGCGACACGGCCGTCGAGAGGCTCGGGTGCTGCGTTCCGACGAGAACGCCGAGGTGCCGTTCTACCCGACCCGGGTAGCGGTGCAGCCCCTGCTCACCGCTGAGATCGAACGGCTCGCTGCGAGCCTCGGGCTGACCGAGGCCGATTGGTACAACGTCTACCCGGGCCAACAGGTTCGAGCCTTGTTCACCACGCTACCGACCCTGCCGACGTCTACTAGCCAGCAGCGTTCGGAGATCGTCTCCAGGATCATCCGGGCGGCTGCGATCGACCTGGCGGGGGTGGAGCCCTATTACCGGATGGTCTTCACCCTGTCCGGGCCCGACTGGTCTCGCACCGCAGTGGTTCGCACCGAGGACAGCTATCGGCTCACCGCCGAAGTACTGGTGATCGCCGCACGCGCGGTTCTGGACGGGCGCATCGAGACAGGTATCCACCTGGCTGGTGATGTACTGCGGCCGGGGGAGGTCGTCGCCGAGATCGAGCGACGCGGAGCCGCCGGATACGCCGTGATCCAGAGTTCCGTCGACCCCGGATCACCGATGGACGGCGGTTTCGAGGACGGTGAACTGTGA
- a CDS encoding Gfo/Idh/MocA family oxidoreductase translates to MSTPSAGRLRTVVCGTNFGRFYIDAVRAHPGFDLAGILTTGSRYSQEMAARLGVPCYTSVDELPADVDAACVVVPSAVMGGGGSELGRALLERGVHVLQEHPVHPDELAASLRSARANKRQYRVNTHYPHVEPVRRFIEAAGELRRRQQVLFVDAASPVHVLAPMVDILARALGGVRPWRLGDPASVADEVRAAAGGVVPVHSLHGVIAGIPLTLRVQNQLHPGDRDNHALFWHRITIGTQGGVLTLADTHGPVLWNPRLHSPRDAGHRLIFEAGPGAEALRLPTSSVLGDPDEIQPSFEEVFSRLWPSAVAAALTSFAEAIAAESDPLRTAQHDLAVFGIWRDLMARLGPPELIRPPTPTPLAVEDLRVVGAGTQGPITTRPRGTTAENGTPEPDGAPGSGYSESAEFFDLGARDHTSRTGPAVVAALGVIDRHAGPLFDIGAGTGLVTRQIARALPGCQLIATEPAAGMRAVLTSRIADDPELASRVTVLPHAAHELVLPERISGAVACGVLGHLDAAARRALLRSIAARLAPGAPLVVELMGFHTPISMPRTRLRHAMLGGLRYEWWMAGEPSGADRMRLDTTWRVFDGEELIRESHDHYHWYPVDLPRIAEESGLILESVPSPHDKAVPHLGLLRGAEQPCVTT, encoded by the coding sequence GTGAGCACACCATCGGCAGGTCGCCTGCGCACCGTGGTGTGCGGTACGAATTTCGGTCGTTTCTACATCGATGCCGTGCGGGCGCATCCCGGCTTCGACCTCGCGGGCATCCTCACGACCGGCAGCCGGTACTCCCAAGAGATGGCCGCGCGCCTCGGTGTGCCGTGCTACACGAGCGTCGACGAACTTCCAGCCGACGTGGACGCCGCCTGCGTCGTTGTTCCGTCCGCAGTAATGGGCGGTGGCGGTTCGGAACTGGGGCGGGCCCTGCTGGAACGGGGCGTGCATGTGCTACAGGAACACCCCGTGCACCCGGACGAGCTCGCGGCCTCGCTGCGGTCGGCCCGAGCGAACAAGCGCCAGTACCGGGTCAATACCCACTACCCGCACGTGGAGCCGGTACGACGATTCATCGAGGCGGCGGGGGAGCTTCGGCGTAGACAGCAGGTGCTCTTCGTCGATGCCGCTTCCCCGGTTCATGTCCTGGCGCCGATGGTGGACATCCTGGCTCGGGCGCTGGGCGGCGTGCGGCCCTGGCGGTTGGGGGATCCTGCGTCGGTTGCCGACGAGGTCCGTGCGGCCGCAGGCGGCGTGGTGCCGGTGCACAGCCTGCACGGCGTCATCGCGGGAATACCGCTCACCCTGCGCGTCCAGAACCAACTGCATCCCGGCGATCGGGACAATCACGCGTTGTTCTGGCATCGCATCACCATCGGCACCCAGGGCGGGGTATTGACCCTTGCCGACACACACGGGCCGGTGCTCTGGAATCCGCGACTGCATTCGCCCCGGGATGCCGGGCACCGCCTGATTTTCGAGGCCGGGCCGGGCGCGGAAGCCCTGCGGTTGCCGACGAGTTCCGTCCTCGGCGATCCGGACGAGATTCAGCCGTCCTTCGAGGAGGTCTTCTCCCGACTGTGGCCCTCGGCGGTGGCTGCCGCTCTCACCTCCTTCGCCGAGGCGATCGCGGCGGAGTCCGATCCGTTGCGGACCGCCCAGCACGATCTGGCGGTGTTCGGTATCTGGCGGGACCTGATGGCCCGACTCGGTCCGCCCGAGTTGATTCGACCGCCGACACCGACGCCGCTCGCCGTCGAGGATCTCCGTGTCGTCGGAGCGGGGACACAGGGTCCGATCACAACCCGACCGCGCGGCACCACGGCGGAGAACGGAACACCGGAGCCGGACGGGGCACCTGGCTCGGGCTATTCGGAATCCGCCGAGTTCTTCGACCTGGGCGCCCGCGACCACACTTCGCGTACCGGTCCGGCGGTGGTGGCGGCCCTCGGCGTCATCGACCGGCACGCGGGTCCACTGTTCGACATCGGGGCGGGCACCGGCTTGGTCACCCGTCAGATCGCCAGAGCCCTTCCCGGCTGCCAACTGATCGCGACCGAGCCTGCTGCGGGGATGCGTGCGGTGCTCACCAGCCGGATCGCCGATGATCCCGAGCTGGCCTCTCGAGTGACGGTACTTCCGCACGCCGCACACGAACTCGTGTTGCCGGAGCGGATCAGCGGGGCGGTCGCCTGCGGGGTGCTCGGTCACCTGGACGCGGCAGCCCGGCGGGCTCTGCTGCGGAGCATCGCGGCTCGTCTTGCTCCCGGTGCCCCGCTGGTCGTCGAGCTTATGGGGTTCCACACGCCGATCTCGATGCCGCGGACTCGGCTTCGGCACGCCATGCTGGGCGGTCTGCGGTACGAGTGGTGGATGGCCGGTGAGCCTTCGGGAGCGGATCGGATGCGCCTCGATACCACGTGGCGGGTGTTCGATGGGGAGGAGCTGATCCGAGAATCCCACGATCATTACCACTGGTATCCGGTGGATCTGCCGAGGATCGCTGAGGAGAGCGGATTGATTCTAGAGTCGGTGCCATCGCCGCATGACAAGGCCGTTCCGCACCTGGGCCTGTTGCGAGGTGCGGAACAACCCTGCGTCACCACGTGA